GCCTGACACGCGCAGGGTTCACTGGTAGTATCGCGCGCATCGCTTGGGCCGTTCTGTGCCCGTTCTTGAGGAGATCTCCCAGTATGTCCTTCTCGGCTCGTTCCTTTGCCTTCTTTGCCATGTTCACGCTCGGGTCCGTGGCCGCGTGCGGCGGCGAATCCAGCTCCGGGGCCGGCGGCGCCGGCGGGTCGGGCGACGACGCCGCGGGCCCGGGCCCCGGGAGCACCTCCTCCGGCCCCGGCGCGACCAGCGGCAGCGCCTCGAGCGGCGGCGGCGCCACCACCGGCAGCGCCACGACGAGCAGCGGCTCAGGCGACGTCGCCGCGAGCGCCACGAGCAGCGGCTCAGGCGACGTCACCGCGAGCGCCACGAGCACCGGCGCCGGCGACACAACGACCAGCACGGCGGCGACCGGCGGCACGGACCCCGGCGGCTGCAGCATCTTCTGCTCGGACTTCGAGGGCGGCTCGCTGCCTTCCGAGCTCCAGTTCTTCCCGGACTACCTGCGCCCGAGGATGGGCGAGTTCGTGACGCTGGACAGCACAGGTCACAGCGGCACCCACTCCGTCAAGGTCTCGGGCACGGACTTCAGCCAGATGCTCGGCGTGGCCGTGCCGAGCAACTTCTGGGGCAGGATCTACCTCAAGAGCGCCACCGACATCCAGATGGGCCACAACACGTATGTCGCGGCCGTGGAAGGCAACGGGGATCCCAACAACGGGGAGCAGATCCGCATCGGCGAGCACCAGTGTCAGCTCGAGCTGAACCGCAAGAGCGACGACAAAGAGAAGCTCTCGAACGGCGGAATGTACATGTGCAGCGGCGGCGTGAAGCTCGTCGCGAACACCTGGTACTGCCTCGAGTTCCACTACGACGGGCCGGGCCGCTCGGTGAATGTGTTCGTGGACGGCACCGAGGTCACCGCGATGGGCGTCACGGACTGGGGCCCGTACGACTACAAGCTCTTCAAGTTCGGGTTCGAGAAGTACCACGGCGGGGCCAAGACGATGTGGTACGACGACCTCGCGCTCAACTCGGAGCGCGTCGGCTGCGGCAAGTAAGGCCGCGCCGCGCGGCGCTGGAGGGAGCCTGAGCGGCCGCGGGAACGCCGCGGAGACGACATGAAGGCGATTGTCTACGACCGATACGGCTCCCCCGACGTCCTGAGGCTCGAGGAGATCCCGAGGCCCGATATCGGCGACGAGCGCTGAACCGAGGGGGGACCTACGTGATGCTCGGGGGCTCCATCGGTCGAATCTTTCAGCTCTTGCTCATCGGGCCGTGGATATCGAGGAGCGAGCAAAAGAGGATGCACCTTTTGGCAGCGAAGGCGAACCACGACCTCGCTGCCCTGGGGGAGCTGTTCCAGGCGGGCAAGCTGAGCCCCGTCATCGATCGCTGTTTTCCGCTCGACGAGGTTCCCGACGCGTTCCGCTACTTCGGCGAGGGGAGAGCGCGCGGGAAGATCGTCATCACCGTGTGACGGCGCCCCCTCTGCCGACCGACGCCGGGCTCACTCGTCGATGACGGCGTTGACGATCCCGTCGAAGAACTCCGCGTTCCCGACCGCGTCGAGCATCCGGTTCCAGCCGATCTCATCGAACGGCGTGGGCAAGCCGTGGTTCGTCAGGATGACCCCGATCAGCTCGCGGCGGCGATCGATCCACAGGAAGCACCCGGTGCCGCCCGCCTTGCCGTAAGAGCCGCTCGAGAGGCGCGACCCGCCGTTGGAGAAGCGGTGGGTCGCGAGCTCCCAGCCATACCCCTTGGGCGTCATCAGGAGATTCGTTAGCGGCGACACGTCGGTCTCCGACGCCCTCACCTCGGGCGTCTGGTTGCTCACCATCGCGGCGGCGACCTGGCGGCTCAGGACGCGGACGCCGCCGTACCTGCCGCCGTTCAGGATCATCTGGCAGAACACCGCGATGTCCCGCGCCGTCGAGAAGACACCGTCACAGCCGGCGATCCCGCCGAGCGCGTGATCCTGCTCGTCCTGCACCTCGCCGCGCACCACCCTCCCCCGGATCTCGGAGTAGCCCGTGGCCGCGGTCCGCGAGATGAGCGCCCCCGACGGGTTGAAGGTCGTGTCGCTCATGCCGAGCGGGCCCCAGATGCGCGCCTTCGCGAAGGCGTCGAGATCCATGCCCGAAGCGACCTCGATCACCCGCCCGAGGAGGCGGTAGGTGAGATCGCTGTAGAGCACCTGCGTGCCAGGCACGTACTCGAGCGGCGACTCCGCCATGCGCTGCCAGACGCGCTCGCAGTCCGGATCGTCCAGGAACTGGCTGTCCAGCGGCAAGCCGGCCGTGTACCGGAGCATGTCGCGCACCTTGATGGCCTGCTTGCCGTTGGCCGCGAACTCCGGGATGAAGTCGGCCACCCGATCGTTCAGCCGAAGCACGCCGTCCTGCGCGAGGATCACCGCCGACGTCGCCGTCGCGAGGACCTTGGTGATGGAGAGCAGGTCGAACAGCGTGTCGAGCGTCATCGGCTCGTCCGCGCCGCGGACCCGGGAGCCGAACGCCCGGTGCCCGACGATCCTCCCGCGCCGCGCTACCAGGGCGACAGCGCCCGGGAACAGGCCGTCGGTCACCCGGCGCTGGATGCGCGCGAAGACGTCCTCGAGGCGCTCCGAGCACAGGCCGACGCCCTCGGGCCGCCCAGGGACGAGGTGCTCGTACGTCGTCTGCGCGTACGCCTCAGCCACCTTGGTCGACAGGAACGCCGGCGCGAACGCGGCCACCGCCGCCGTACGGCCCAGCCCCTGGAGTAGGCGCCTGCGATTGAAAGATCCATGCTCGGTGCACATGCTCGCTCCTGATCCGTGATCCGTAGGGGGCGGGTCGTGCCGCTGCAGAGCCCGCTCGGGCGCGCCTTCGCGCGCCTTCGCTGAGGTCGCCATCGACGCTCGCGAACGCCCGAATTCCTGGACAGCAGGAGGCGTGCCGAGCAGCGTCCCCGACGGTTCGCGGCGCCGCGCCGCGAGAGCTCCAGCGGACGGTGCGCCGATCGTGCACCCGCCTGCACGATCGGCCGCGTGATCACCCGCACGGCCCCATCGCTCTGCACGGTTTTGCATGATTCGTGCAAACCAACGCCAAACCGGCGCACGGCGGCGCGCGGCGCCGCGTAGGATGTGCTCGTGGACGAAGCCTTTCCCGGCGGCGATGTGCGGGGCTCCTGCACGACGACGCTCCGGCTCGCGATCGTGGCCGGCAGCACGGTCACCTTCGCCCCGCTGCCGCCCCACGGCCGCGTCGTCCTCGGCCGCGACGAGGGGTGCGACGTGCGGATCGACGATCGCTCGGTGTCGCGCCGGCACGCGGCGCTCCACGTCGGCCCGCCGCTCCGGATCGAGGACCTCGGGAGCGCCAACGGCACCTTCGTCGGCGAGCCGCAGGCCCGCGCGCTGACGGCGCGCACGCACCGCCTGCGGCGCCTCTCGCGGGAGAGCGCGGAGGTCGGCGTCGGCGAGCGCTTCAACCTCGGCGCGACCACCGTCGTCGTCGGCCGCGCGCCCGCGGGGGCGGCCGAGGAGCCCGACCGCGGGAAGCCGCCCGCGGACATCGTGCTGCTGGCCCCGGTGATGGTGGCGCTCTACGAGCAGGCCGCCCGCGCCGCGCGGAGCCCCATCAGCGTGCTCATCCTGGGCGAGACGGGGGTGGGCAAGGAGGTGCTCGCCCGGACCCTCCACGCGCGCTCGCCGCGGTCGAGCGGGCCCTATGTCGAGCTGAACTGCGCCGCGCTGCCGCCGTCGCTCCTCGAGGGCGAGCTCTTCGGCCACGAGAAGAGCGCCTTCACGGGCGCCAGCCACGCGCGCCCCGGCCTCCTCGAGGCGGCCCACGGCGGCACGCTGTTCCTCGACGAGATCGGCGAGCTGCCCCTCGCCTTCCAGGCGAAGCTGCTCCGCGTCCTCGAGGACCGGAAGGTGCTCCGCATCGGGGGCCGCACCCCTCGCCGGCTCGACCTCCGCTTCGTGGCGGCGACCAACCGCGATCTCGAGGCGGAGATCGCGCGCGGCGCCTTCCGCCAGGACCTCTACTTCCGACTGAACGGCATCTCCCTCGTCGTCCCGCCGCTCCGCGAGCGGATCGCCGAGATCGGCCTGCTCGCCGGCAGGTTCCTCGAGGAGGCGTGCCGGCAGCTCGACCAGCGCGGCGCCCCCCGCATCTCGCCGGAGGCGCTCGCCGCCCTCGAGGCGTACGCCTGGCCGGGGAACGTGCGCGAGCTCCGCAACGTGATCGAGCGCGCGGCGGTCCTCTGCGCGGGGGAGTCGGTCCTGCCGGCCGATCTGCCGCCGCACCTGATGAACGGCGCCACGCCCCCGTCGAGCCGCGCCGCGTCGCGGCCCAGCGGCACCATCCCCCCGCCGCCGCCCTTGCCGCCGAGCGGCGCCGCGCTGCCGCCCGGCGGCGCCGCGCTGCCGCCCAGCGGCGCCGCGCCCCTGCCCAGCGGCGCCGCGCTGCCGCCCGGCGGCGCCGCGCCCCCGTCCAGCCGCGCCACGCCCCTGTCGAGCGGCGACGCCCCTCCGTCGGGCCGCGCCGCGCTGCCGCCGCCTCCGCCGAGCGGCGCCGGGCTGCCGCCGACCGACGCGCCGCCGCCGAGCGGGGACGCCCTGGCGAGGCTCCGGCTCGAGATGAAGGCCGCCGACCGACAGCGCGTGGTCGAGGCCCTCGAGCGGTCCGCGGGCAACCAGACGCGCGCCGCCAAGCTCCTCGGCGTCTCGCTGCGCACGCTGATCAACCGGATCGACGAGTACGGCATCCCGCGGCCGCGGAAGCGGCCCCCCTGAGCGGCGGGACGCTGGCCGCGAGACGATGTTGGTGCCGGACGACTCCTGGGGACGAATCCAGCAGCCAGAGCGACAGACGGGTTGAACCCACCGGACACGAGCAGAGTCTCGAACCGCCAAGCGCGCCACGGACGCCAAGAAGCGGACACGATTCGGGACGTCCGTGGCGGTTCATTTCACGCCAGATCGACGTGATCGGTGCCCCAGCTCCGCACGTGTGGCGCAGGCCTATCTCATCGGCACCAGCGGTAACCACGGTTTCCTCCTGTGGAGGAGGACCTGACGGCGCTCACCAGCTACCGCTCGAGCGAGCACGGCATCCTCGGCGACCGCCCCTCGCTCGAGGTGTGCTTCTACTGACCGTCTCCTGACCCCGGCCGCTTCCGCCGCGTCGCGGGCCCGCCGGTTGAATGGGGCGAACCGCGGCGGCATCAGAGCCGCGTGCTAGCCCCGGAGGCCCCATGCGTTTTTCTCGGACGCTCGCCGGTTGTGCGGTTGCATCGTGGATGTCCCTCTCGACCACCTCCGCGCTGGCGGAGGTGGTCCTGGACCAGATTCAGTTCTTCGGGCGAACCACCTGGAGAAAAGATTACAAGAGCGCGATATCCGACTTCAACAACATCCAGGTCAGCATCGCCGCAATACCCTACGAGGATGTCTACTCCGTCGAAGCGGAATACGCAGGGGTGACGACCCCGCTCACCTTCAACGACTACAACGATCGTTACTATGCGACGATCGACACGAGCACGGTGCCCTACGGCCCTCACACCTTGACGTTCACCGCGTACGACAAGCTCGGAAGAGCGTCGACGAGGCAGTATATCGTGCACAAGTACGCGCCGCCCAGCGTCTGGGTGACGAGCCCGCGGCCAAACCGCACGCTGACCGGGGACACCCGCATCGCTGCGACGTGCGTCGGGACGCCTCCCTATTCCTGCACGCAGCTCAAGGCGCGCGTCCGGAGCCAGGTGCGCGATGAGGAGCTGGTGGGCGTCCCGTCGTCGGTGCCAGGGAGGATGGACGTGCTGCACTACCTGTCATCGCCGCTTCAGTCGGGCGAGGTGCTCACGATCAGGCTCGAGGCGATGGACGGCGTGGGCCCCGTCTGGTACGGGCCGACCCTCGGCGGGGGACTCGGCTTCTACGACTGGGCGCTCCCGCGCGTCTACGTCGAGCGGAGCCCGAA
The DNA window shown above is from Sorangium aterium and carries:
- a CDS encoding serine hydrolase domain-containing protein; amino-acid sequence: MCTEHGSFNRRRLLQGLGRTAAVAAFAPAFLSTKVAEAYAQTTYEHLVPGRPEGVGLCSERLEDVFARIQRRVTDGLFPGAVALVARRGRIVGHRAFGSRVRGADEPMTLDTLFDLLSITKVLATATSAVILAQDGVLRLNDRVADFIPEFAANGKQAIKVRDMLRYTAGLPLDSQFLDDPDCERVWQRMAESPLEYVPGTQVLYSDLTYRLLGRVIEVASGMDLDAFAKARIWGPLGMSDTTFNPSGALISRTAATGYSEIRGRVVRGEVQDEQDHALGGIAGCDGVFSTARDIAVFCQMILNGGRYGGVRVLSRQVAAAMVSNQTPEVRASETDVSPLTNLLMTPKGYGWELATHRFSNGGSRLSSGSYGKAGGTGCFLWIDRRRELIGVILTNHGLPTPFDEIGWNRMLDAVGNAEFFDGIVNAVIDE
- a CDS encoding zinc-binding dehydrogenase; the protein is MLGGSIGRIFQLLLIGPWISRSEQKRMHLLAAKANHDLAALGELFQAGKLSPVIDRCFPLDEVPDAFRYFGEGRARGKIVITV
- a CDS encoding sigma 54-interacting transcriptional regulator → MDEAFPGGDVRGSCTTTLRLAIVAGSTVTFAPLPPHGRVVLGRDEGCDVRIDDRSVSRRHAALHVGPPLRIEDLGSANGTFVGEPQARALTARTHRLRRLSRESAEVGVGERFNLGATTVVVGRAPAGAAEEPDRGKPPADIVLLAPVMVALYEQAARAARSPISVLILGETGVGKEVLARTLHARSPRSSGPYVELNCAALPPSLLEGELFGHEKSAFTGASHARPGLLEAAHGGTLFLDEIGELPLAFQAKLLRVLEDRKVLRIGGRTPRRLDLRFVAATNRDLEAEIARGAFRQDLYFRLNGISLVVPPLRERIAEIGLLAGRFLEEACRQLDQRGAPRISPEALAALEAYAWPGNVRELRNVIERAAVLCAGESVLPADLPPHLMNGATPPSSRAASRPSGTIPPPPPLPPSGAALPPGGAALPPSGAAPLPSGAALPPGGAAPPSSRATPLSSGDAPPSGRAALPPPPPSGAGLPPTDAPPPSGDALARLRLEMKAADRQRVVEALERSAGNQTRAAKLLGVSLRTLINRIDEYGIPRPRKRPP